Proteins encoded together in one Hevea brasiliensis isolate MT/VB/25A 57/8 chromosome 16, ASM3005281v1, whole genome shotgun sequence window:
- the LOC110642904 gene encoding ras-related protein Rab7 — MSMRRRTLLKVIVLGDSGVGKTSLMNQYVHKKFSQQYKATIGADFVTKELQIDDRLVTLQIWDTAGQERFQSLGVAFYRGADCCVLVYDVNVMRSFDTLDNWHEEFLKQANPPDPKTFPFILLGNKIDIDGGNSRVVSEKKAKEWCASKGNIPYFETSAKEDYNVDPAFLCIAKTALANEHEQDIYFQGIPEAVSESEQRGGCAC; from the exons GGTTGGCAAGACGTCTTTGATGAATCA ATATGTGCATAAGAAGTTTAGTCAGCAGTATAAAGCTACAATTGGTGCTGATTTTGTGACCAAAGAACTCCAAATTGATGACAGGCTCGTCACCCTGCAA ATATGGGACACAGCTGGGCAAGAGAGATTTCAGAGTCTTGGAGTTGCGTTCTATAGAGGGGCAGATTGCTGCGTTCTGGTTTATGATGTTAATGTGATGAGATCTTTTGACACTCTTGATAACTGGCACGAAGAATTTCTTAAACAG GCAAACCCACCTGATCCCAAGACGTTTCCATTTATATTGCTGGGAAACAAGATTGACATTGATGGGGGAAACAGTCGAGTG GTTTCTGAGAAGAAAGCAAAGGAGTGGTGTGCTTCGAAAGGAAACATACCTTACTTTGAGACATCAGCAAAAGAGGATTATAATGTTGATCCTGCATTCCTGTGTATTGCGAAAACTGCTCTAGCCAATGAGCATGAACAAGACAT ATACTTCCAAGGCATCCCCGAGGCCGTCTCCGAGAGCGAGCAAAGAGGTGGCTGTGCATGTTGA
- the LOC110641920 gene encoding uncharacterized protein LOC110641920 translates to MSNPEPPPSQQALQDIESFAESIQRKPPPAQENQDTERKIKMPTITERRRNLQDIAKEEWESVKEFYKKYPDCLLDTLNTGGDTVFHIAMHSKTKKRFVDLKEIAQSCSMGNDLFFKRNRNGNTILHEAAATGNTEVMEIILNDHSEPIKLIEIKNILGENPIFTAAAFGQKEIVKLLTKFNYGENADNGMILAQSIIRFDDEKSILQVAIEGEHLGFALYLHLFLLNNGYMNQMFDSQFDYNLFYLPMHADTALLLLKLYESLWRLEDNESLWRLENDERPWLLKDTYGRTTLDALANMPSAFKSGHTMGVFETLLYKCLPVHDETETEVSDILGQSSMREQDLEMEGSAVTTEIAIEHKVLKENNHNQSIWKFMKGWPMVGKIWKEKRKHTFALKLARSLIKLTDPKRCQTLLFTATEMGIVEIVRATIEEYPQVIDQLNGKLQNILHVAVLHRRKEIFDKLRGYMGEIQWKRMTEAFAGYFYTLLHQVASTEFYTGGTRPGPALQLQEELMWFERVKRIVPSHYVMQRVTYGEEQLTAKEMFKRTHEAQLKEAREWIKETSQACFTVAALVVAVVFAAVFTIPGGLNDKGSPVFRDSPYFLLFTIMDVISLVFSLSTILAFLSIHTYPLEFDDFRHSIPHKLVLGFTLLTLSMISTMLAFGATILLIIRTDKQWTTILIYVLVFFPVSLFVLLQARLYWVLMIELFHAIRRLFSGLGFLSKSSKRK, encoded by the exons ATGAGCAATCCGGAGCCTCCACCATCACAACAGGCCCTCCAGGATATTGAAAG TTTTGCTGAGTCAATACAACGGAAGCCTCCACCGGCACAGGAGAACCAGGATACTGAAAG GAAAATCAAAATGCCTACGATTACAGAACGGCGGAGGAACTTGCAAGATATCGCAAAAGAAGAATGGGAAAGTGTGAAAGAATTCTACAAAAAATACCCTGATTGCCTGCTGGACACACTAAATACCGGCGGAGATACAGTATTTCATATAGCAATGCACAGCAAGACGAAGAAACGATTTGTAGATCTAAAAGAAATTGCCCAGTCTTGCTCAATGGGCAATGATTTATTCTTTAAGAGGAATCGAAATGGAAACACAATTCTTCATGAGGCAGCAGCCACTGGAAACACTGAAGTAATGGAAATCATATTGAATGACCATTCCGAGCCAATCAAGCTAATTGAGATAAAAAATATTTTGGGCGAGAACCCAATATTTACAGCAGCTGCATTTGGCCAGAAAGAAATAGTCAAGTTGTtaactaaatttaattatggagaaAATGCCGACAATGGAATGATTTTAGCACAATCTATAATAAGATTTGATGATGAAAAATCTATTCTTCAAGTTGCCATTGAAGGAGAACACCTTGGTTTTGCGCTCTATCTCCATCTTTTTCTCTTAAATAATGGATACATGAATCAGATGTTCGATTCACAAtttgattataatttattttaccttCCAATGCATGCAGACACCGCTTTGCTGTTGCTGAAACTTTATGAATCACTTTGGCGGTTGGAGGATAATGAATCACTTTGGCGGTTGGAGAATGATGAACGACCTTGGCTGTTGAAGGACACATATGGCAGGACTACTCTTGACGCTCTCGCTAATATGCCGTCCGCTTTCAAGAGTGGACACACCATGGGCGTTTTTGAAACCTTATTATACAAAT GCCTTCCTGTTCATGACGAGACTGAGACCGAAGTTAGTGACATACTTGGACAGTCTTCAATGCGGGAGCAGGATTTGGAGATGGAGGGGAGCGCCGTGACTACTGAAATAGCAATTGAACATAAAG TTCTAAAAGAAAACAATCACAATCAATCAATCTGGAAATTCATGAAAG gCTGGCCGATGGTGGGAAAAATCTGGAAAGAAAAGAGAAAGCACACATTTGCTTTGAAACTTGCCAGATCGCTAATTAAATTAACTGATCCAAAGCGTTGTCAAACGCTTTTATTTACTGCTACTGAGATGGGAATAGTGGAGATCGTTCGTGCAACAATCGAGGAATATCCTCAGGTTATTGATCAGCTAAATGGCAAGCTACAGAACATATTGCATGTGGCCGTATTGCACCGACGCAAAGAAATTTTCGACAAGTTAAGAGGATATATGGGCGAAATACAGTGGAAGAGGATGACTGAAGCATTTGCCGGTTATTTTTATACCTTGTTGCACCAAGTTGCGTCCACTGAATTCTACACCGGAGGCACGAGGCCTGGTCCTGCACTTCAATTGCAAGAAGAGTTAATGTGGTTTGAG CGCGTGAAGAGGATAGTTCCCTCTCATTATGTCATGCAACGAGTAACTTATGGAGAAGAACAGTTGACTGCAAAAGAGATGTTTAAAAGAACGCACGAAGCACAACTCAAAGAGGCGCGGGAATGGATAAAAGAAACCTCTCAGGCGTGCTTTACTGTTGCTGCTCTAGTTGTCGCTGTGGTTTTTGCTGCTGTCTTCACCATACCAGGAGGTTTGAATGATAAGGGGTCTCCCGTTTTCCGCGATTCTCCTTATTTCTTGCTCTTCACTATCATGGATGTTATTTCCTTGGTTTTCTCTTTGAGCACGATTTTGGCTTTCCTCTCTATTCACACTTATCCGCTTGAATTCGATGATTTCCGTCACTCCATCCCTCACAAGCTTGTTCTTGGTTTCACTTTGCTCACGCTATCGATGATTTCAACCATGCTTGCATTCGGAGCCACCATATTACTAATCATTCGTACGGATAAACAATGGACGACAATTCTCATTTATGTTCTTGTTTTCTTTCCTGTCTCACTATTTGTACTCTTGCAAGCCCGTTTGTATTGGGTACTGATGATAGAACTTTTTCATGCAATAAGGAGGCTATTTTCTGGGCTAGGCTTCCTCTCTAAATCTAGCAAGAGAAAGTAG
- the LOC110641934 gene encoding GDSL esterase/lipase 1-like — protein sequence MQRTDQSKKSRMANLISNIFYAVISCLTLPNSATLYAARAKSNHKLLFVFGDSLFDPGNNIYLDPTEHIPSYFYPYGMSLKNHSTGRFSDGLVVPDYIALSAKLHIIPPFLKPNSNFVDGASFASAGAGALEIHANAMNLKMQITNLMRVLKSMTENLGHREARNLIKGSVYLFSLGGDDYFNFATNYPNATDVEMENFVSLVIGNLTKGLKDIYAAGGRKFAFQNVAPIGCLPMMKQTYNLKPSQCAQKPLQLAREHNNALSNALEKLESNLKGFKYSIFDYFTEIGNMIDNPSKYGFKVGKVACCGSGAYRGSDCGTEPYELCNNPNEYVFFDGGHTTQHTNFRLSQLMWNGKANVTWPYNVHQLFQLP from the exons ATGCAAAGAACCGATCAGAGCAAGAAATCACGCATGGCAAACCTGATAAGCAACATTTTCTACGCTGTAATTTCATGCTTAACACTTCCCAATTCAGCTACCTTGTACGCTGCTCGAGCCAAGAGTAATCACAAGCTATTGTTTGTTTTTGGAGACTCACTCTTTGATCCTGGAAATAATATATACCTGGATCCTACCGAACACATCCCTTCTTATTTCTACCCTTATGGAATGAGCTTGAAAAATCATTCCACTGGGAGATTTTCTGATGGCCTTGTTGTTCCTGATTATATAG CTTTATCTGCAAAGTTGCACATAATTCCACCATTCCTTAAACCGAATTCAAATTTTGTTGATGGAGCGAGTTTTGCTTCAGCTGGGGCAGGTGCTCTTGAAATTCATGCTAATGCG ATGAACCTCAAAATGCAGATAACAAACTTGATGAGAGTTCTTAAATCAATGACAGAGAATCTGGGTCACAGAGAGGCCAGGAACCTGATAAAGGGGTCCGTTTACTTGTTTAGCTTAGGAGGAGATGATTATTTTAACTTTGCTACAAATTATCCCAATGCTACAGATGTTGAGATGGAAAATTTTGTTAGTCTGGTAATTGGGAATTTGACAAAGGGGCTAAAG GATATATATGCAGCAGGAGGAAGGAAATTTGCATTTCAGAATGTAGCACCCATTggttgtcttcctatgatgaagCAAACTTACAACCTTAAACCTAGTCAATGTGCTCAAAAACCCCTGCAATTGGCAAGAGAACACAACAATGCCTTGTCTAATGCCTTGGAAAAACTTGAAAGCAACCTCAAAGGTTTTAAATACTCTATTTTTGATTACTTCACTGAGATTGGCAACATGATAGATAACCCTTCTAAGTATG GCTTCAAGGTGGGGAAAGTAGCATGTTGTGGAAGTGGGGCATACAGGGGATCTGATTGTGGAACAGAACCTTATGAGCTATGCAATAATCCAAATGAGTACGTGTTCTTTGATGGTGGCCATACTACTCAACATACAAATTTCAGATTATCTCAGTTGATGTGGAATGGAAAAGCTAATGTCACCTGGCCTTATAATGTACACCAACTATTTCAACTTCCATAA